A part of Entelurus aequoreus isolate RoL-2023_Sb linkage group LG03, RoL_Eaeq_v1.1, whole genome shotgun sequence genomic DNA contains:
- the gtse1 gene encoding G2 and S phase-expressed protein 1, with amino-acid sequence MELGANSDVISLLDEKFDFDVSLSPESSKGEDVDDVFLEPCVKGVTCAPVKPVPRLEEIAADVRTSWSPLSGDQLDAVCLEAQRLADRLQKGSGAPDGEHFVQDVAAKLGALAQHPGVCTPVKRHTFLVQDSPMKDLPPAIQHRLQRGSGAARSSRLASSSSRLGSSSPVGAANTKMALRGKAVLGAVLPSKPSAPKTSCAAERSRLHPSSKVAAPRKVSPSPGLASRAQSCEDLLSDWASVASDVSDSSLNSSMAGKRTLAPPTKVVRKQQAPPPPSRRLTERRKTSSSSSSVSSVNSSMSLSPGKGKPNPSLGRSLSASTANVGRPASRSARRSGLAVPVDPPSCARSRRTLSGQTGASSKAARSTPQKRAEATPLQPPSSHRTSEKATPATPAQVQSGARAKLPALVPPTPSRVASVAGVSQVLKPKRLVSLDSLPQKAPAGPFTPPRSLPRPSGLPTPLKRRMSAIPTATPTNQARAARRPADADCPPRSTRSPAPADPIRTWPVFSLEEAEPIYVPPPAEPSPDQSESPETPSQSEPGKDLIDLGTHKLIPEVLLLDLPAPTPQPHEKLLIDLRNTPDLIRTSSKGGASAQLIDLTSPLIKWSPEDKKENNAPLINLSF; translated from the exons ATGGAACTTGGGGCTAACAGCG ATGTCATTTCTCTGCTGGACGAGAAGTTTGATTTCGATGTTTCTCTGTCCCCTGAAAG CTCCAAGGGTGAAGACGTGGATGACGTGTTCCTGGAACCGTGCGTCAAAGGCGTCACGTGTGCGCCTGTGAAACCGGTCCCCCGCCTCGAGGAGATCGCTGCTGATGTGCGGACGAGCTGGAGCCCGCTCTCCGGGGACCAGCTGGACGCCGTGTGCCTTGAAGCTCAAAGACTGGCCGACCGCCTTCAGAAAGGTTCCGGTGCCCCGGACGGCGAACACTTCGTCCAGGACGTCGCGGCCAAACTAGGCGCGCTCGCTCAGCACCCCGGCGTGTGTACGCCGGTGAAGCGGCACACCTTCCTGGTGCAGGACAGTCCCATGAAGGACCTGCCCCCCGCCATCCAGCACCGCCTGCAGAGAGGAAGCGGCGCCGCTCGCTCCTCCCGCCTGGCGTCCTCGTCCAGCAGACTCGGATCCTCCAGCCCTGTCGGCGCCGCCAACACCAAGATGGCGCTCCGTGGCAAAGCCGTGCTGGGCGCGGTTCTTCCCAGCAAGCCGTCGGCGCCCAAGACTTCCTGTGCGGCGGAGCGAAGTCGACTGCATCCCTCCAGCAAG GTGGCAGCGCCTCGGAAGGTGAGTCCGAGTCCTGGTCTTGCCAGCCGGGCGCAGTCCTGCGAGGATCTGTTGTCGGACTGGGCGAGCGTGGCCTCGGATGTCAGCGACTCCTCGCTCAACTCCAGCATGGCGGGGAAGCGAACACTGGCCCCGCCCACAAAG GTGGTGAGGAAGCAGCAAGCTCCGCCCCCTCCCAGCAGGAGGCTGACGGAGAGAAGGAAGACGTCCTCGTCCTCGTCCTCCGTGTCCAGCGTCAACTCCAGTATGTCCTTGTCGCCGGGCAAAG GTAAGCCCAACCCCTCGCTGGGCCGCAGCCTCAGCGCCTCCACCGCCAACGTCGGCCGGCCCGCCAGTCGAAGCGCTCGCCGCTCGGGCCTCGCCGTCCCGGTGGACCCTCCGTCTTGCGCCCGCAGCCGCCGCACGCTGTCCGGTCAGACGGGGGCGTCTTCCAAGGCCGCCAGGTCCACGCCGCAGAAGAGGGCTGAGGCCACGCCCCTACAGCCGCCGTCTTCCCACAGGACCTCGGAGAAGGCCACGCCCGCCACCCCAGCTCAAGTTCAGAGTGGCGCCAGAGCCAAACTTCCGGCTTTGGTCCCGCCCACTCCCAGCCGAGTGGCGAGTGTGGCCG GTGTGTCGCAGGTGCTGAAACCAAAGCGGCTGGTGTCCTTGGACAG TCTGCCTCAAAAGGCGCCGGCGGGCCCCTTCACCCCCCCCAGGTCGCTGCCGCGTCCCTCCGGCCTGCCCACCCCGCTCAAGCGCAGGATGTCCGCCATCCCTACGGCCACGCCCACCAACCAAGCCAGGGCCGCCAGACGGCCGGCCGACGCGGACTGCCCCCCCAGGAGCACCCGCAG CCCCGCCCCCGCTGACCCTATCAGGACATGGCCTGTATTCTCTCTGGAGGAGGCGGAGCCTATTTATGTCCCGCCCCCTGCTGAACCAAGCCCCGACCAATCCGAGAGCCCAGAGACTCCAAGCCAATCAGAGCCCGGGAAAGACCTCATCGACCTGGGGACCCACAAGCTGATACcagag GTCCTCCTCCTCGACCTCCCCGCCCCGACTCCGCAGCCTCACGAGAAACTGCTCATCGACCTGAGGAACACACCTGACCTCATCAGGACCAGCAGCAAGGGCGGGGCCTCCGCGCAG CTGATCGACTTGACTTCTCCGCTCATCAAGTGGAGTCCAGAAGACAAGAAGGAGAACAACGCTCCGCTCATCAACTTGTCCTTCTGA